In the genome of Alphaproteobacteria bacterium, one region contains:
- a CDS encoding carbon monoxide dehydrogenase subunit G: MDMSGEYRIPASRQTVWEALNDPEILKAAIPGCEELTAEGETGFAAKVRAKVGPVSARFSGKVQLLDLDPPNGYRIEGEGTGGAAGFAKGGASVQLAEDGGETVLTYQANASVGGKLAQIGSRLIDGAAKKMADDFFAKFSAIVGEQAGASAAPAAPPPPHGDGTPAMGLAAEELAEDAYDTARHVAHDAADAVSHAASETAHAAAEELAVAETSAKGVPQWMWIAGAAVILVGLVIFLT, translated from the coding sequence ATGGATATGTCCGGCGAATACCGCATTCCCGCATCCCGCCAGACGGTCTGGGAAGCGCTGAACGACCCCGAGATATTGAAAGCCGCCATCCCCGGCTGCGAGGAACTCACCGCCGAGGGCGAGACCGGCTTTGCGGCCAAGGTGCGGGCCAAGGTCGGCCCGGTCAGCGCCCGCTTCTCCGGCAAGGTGCAATTGCTCGACCTCGACCCGCCGAACGGCTACCGCATCGAGGGCGAGGGCACCGGCGGGGCCGCCGGATTCGCCAAGGGCGGGGCAAGCGTGCAACTGGCCGAGGACGGCGGCGAGACCGTGCTGACCTATCAGGCCAACGCCTCGGTCGGCGGCAAGCTGGCGCAGATCGGCTCGCGCCTGATCGACGGCGCGGCCAAGAAGATGGCCGACGACTTCTTCGCCAAATTCTCCGCCATCGTCGGGGAACAGGCTGGCGCCAGCGCGGCGCCGGCGGCCCCTCCCCCGCCGCATGGCGACGGCACGCCGGCCATGGGCCTGGCGGCGGAGGAACTGGCGGAAGACGCCTACGACACCGCCAGGCATGTCGCCCACGACGCGGCGGACGCCGTCTCCCATGCGGCCAGCGAAACCGCCCATGCCGCGGCCGAGGAACTGGCGGTGGCCGAAACCAGCGCCAAGGGCGTACCGCAATGGATGTGGATTGCCGGCGCCGCGGTGATCCTTGTCGGCCTGGTTATTTTCCTGACCTGA
- a CDS encoding aromatic-ring-hydroxylating dioxygenase subunit beta yields the protein MDEREALWRVERLQAAYVRCLDQDRLEDWPGFFADDCFYQIVHAANAERGLPMGLIYADSQGMLRDRVAALRQANIYEPQRYRHLVSATVILDAGRPSRVEAESNLLVVRSLQAGASEVFAVGLYRDVIDLTGPEAKFREKRVVLDNDRVDTLLAIPL from the coding sequence ATGGACGAGCGCGAGGCTCTCTGGCGGGTGGAGCGGCTGCAGGCCGCCTATGTGCGCTGCCTGGACCAGGACCGGCTGGAGGACTGGCCGGGCTTCTTTGCCGACGATTGTTTCTACCAGATCGTGCACGCCGCCAATGCCGAGCGCGGCCTGCCCATGGGCCTGATCTATGCGGACAGCCAGGGCATGCTGCGCGACCGGGTGGCGGCGCTGCGCCAGGCCAATATTTATGAGCCGCAGCGCTATCGCCATCTGGTGTCGGCGACGGTGATCCTGGACGCCGGGCGGCCCAGCCGGGTGGAGGCCGAGTCGAACCTGCTGGTGGTCCGCTCCCTCCAGGCCGGCGCCAGCGAGGTGTTTGCGGTCGGCCTGTATCGGGACGTGATCGACCTGACCGGGCCCGAGGCGAAGTTCCGCGAAAAGCGGGTGGTGCTGGACAACGACCGGGTGGACACGCTGCTCGCCATCCCGCTTTGA
- a CDS encoding CoA ester lyase, whose protein sequence is MSASAPIRPRRSVLYMPASRASALEKAKSLAADALIFDLEDAVAPDAKDAARDQACAAAASGAYGRREIVIRANGLNTPWGYADLAAIAQSGAHAALLPKVESAAMLAQAAQVLDEAGAPAEMALWAMVETPLAMLQIQDIARAPRLACLVMGTSDLAKDLNAVHTPDRLPFVTGLGLCLLAARAYGLAILDGVHLNLGDDAEFDAHCRQGREMGFDGKTLIHPKQVEPANAAFGPSDAQVDEARRIIAAHAEAEAKGQGVVLLDGKLIENLHVVGAHRTVALAEAIAALAA, encoded by the coding sequence ATGTCCGCCTCCGCCCCGATCCGCCCCCGCCGCAGCGTCCTCTACATGCCGGCCAGCCGGGCCAGCGCGCTGGAAAAGGCCAAGAGCCTGGCCGCCGACGCCCTGATCTTCGATCTGGAAGACGCCGTCGCGCCGGACGCCAAGGATGCGGCCCGCGACCAGGCCTGCGCCGCGGCCGCCTCCGGCGCCTATGGCCGGCGCGAAATCGTGATCCGCGCCAACGGCCTGAACACCCCCTGGGGCTATGCCGATCTCGCCGCCATCGCCCAGTCCGGCGCTCATGCGGCGCTGCTGCCCAAGGTGGAGAGCGCGGCCATGCTCGCCCAGGCGGCGCAGGTGCTGGACGAGGCCGGCGCGCCGGCGGAGATGGCACTTTGGGCCATGGTCGAGACACCGCTCGCCATGCTGCAAATCCAGGATATCGCCCGCGCGCCGCGCCTCGCCTGTCTGGTCATGGGCACCAGCGACCTGGCGAAGGACCTGAACGCCGTGCACACGCCCGACCGCCTGCCCTTCGTCACGGGGTTGGGGCTCTGCCTGCTGGCGGCACGGGCCTATGGCCTGGCGATCCTGGACGGCGTGCACCTGAACCTCGGCGACGACGCGGAGTTCGACGCCCATTGCCGCCAGGGCCGGGAAATGGGCTTCGACGGCAAGACCCTGATCCACCCGAAACAGGTGGAACCCGCCAACGCGGCCTTCGGCCCCTCCGACGCGCAGGTCGACGAGGCCCGCCGCATCATCGCCGCCCACGCCGAGGCCGAGGCCAAGGGCCAGGGCGTCGTGCTGCTGGACGGCAAGCTGATCGAGAACCTGCACGTGGTCGGCGCCCACCGCACCGTCGCCCTCGCCGAGGCCATCGCCGCGCTCGCCGCCTGA
- a CDS encoding sulfotransferase family protein produces the protein MVQIIGAGMGRTSTMSLKQALEMLGFRPCHHMMEMRNVPETAEGWLRAAQGEAVDFAALLKGYRASCDWPSSAFWRELMQTFPDAKVILTERPEEKWWQSISRTIFQSLRLPPDPDATPTRPVQRAMAKAVIIDKVFGGEVDDREHVLSVYRAHNAAVKAEVPVDKLLVFDGADGWAPLCAFLGVPVPDEAYPNTNSTADFQARWTPDQRAAAGLGS, from the coding sequence ATGGTGCAGATCATCGGGGCCGGCATGGGGCGCACCTCCACCATGTCGCTGAAGCAGGCGCTGGAGATGTTGGGCTTCCGGCCCTGCCATCACATGATGGAAATGCGCAACGTGCCGGAGACGGCCGAGGGCTGGCTCCGTGCCGCCCAGGGCGAAGCCGTGGACTTTGCCGCGCTGTTGAAGGGCTATCGCGCGTCCTGCGACTGGCCGTCGTCGGCGTTCTGGCGCGAACTGATGCAGACCTTCCCGGACGCCAAGGTCATCCTGACCGAGCGGCCGGAGGAAAAATGGTGGCAGAGCATCTCCCGCACCATTTTCCAGTCGTTGCGCCTGCCGCCCGATCCGGACGCGACGCCGACGCGGCCGGTTCAGCGCGCCATGGCCAAGGCCGTCATCATCGACAAGGTGTTCGGCGGAGAGGTCGACGACCGCGAGCATGTGCTTAGCGTGTACCGCGCCCACAACGCGGCGGTGAAGGCGGAGGTTCCGGTGGACAAGCTGCTGGTGTTCGACGGCGCCGATGGCTGGGCGCCGCTCTGTGCCTTTCTGGGCGTGCCGGTGCCCGACGAGGCTTATCCCAACACCAACTCAACCGCCGATTTCCAGGCCCGGTGGACGCCGGACCAGCGCGCGGCCGCCGGCCTCGGCTCCTGA
- a CDS encoding (2Fe-2S)-binding protein, whose translation MPSVSMTVNGKPVSGEVEGRTLLVQFLREHLGLTGTHVGCDTTQCGACTVHVNGEAVKSCTFLALMAEGAEVTTIEGLANGEELHPMQAAFREHHGLQCGFCTPGMIMSATALAKRNPAPSEQEVRDWLEGNLCRCTGYHNIVQSIMAGARAMSGQA comes from the coding sequence ATGCCGTCCGTTTCCATGACCGTCAACGGAAAACCCGTCTCCGGCGAGGTCGAGGGCCGCACCCTGCTGGTCCAGTTCCTGCGCGAGCATCTGGGCCTGACCGGCACCCATGTCGGCTGCGACACCACCCAGTGCGGCGCCTGCACCGTGCATGTGAACGGCGAGGCGGTGAAATCCTGTACCTTCCTGGCGCTGATGGCCGAAGGGGCGGAGGTCACCACCATCGAGGGGCTGGCCAACGGCGAGGAATTGCACCCGATGCAGGCGGCCTTCCGCGAGCATCACGGCCTGCAATGCGGCTTCTGCACGCCCGGCATGATCATGTCGGCGACGGCGCTCGCCAAGCGCAACCCCGCCCCCAGCGAGCAGGAAGTGCGCGACTGGCTGGAAGGCAATCTCTGCCGCTGCACCGGCTACCACAACATCGTCCAGTCGATCATGGCCGGCGCCCGCGCCATGTCGGGCCAGGCGTAA
- a CDS encoding MoxR family ATPase: MSVALPDSVDGVAGLLAGGDYVTDRSLATSLFLALKLGRPLFLEGEAGVGKTEIAKVLAGQLGRRLIRLQCYEGLDVASAVYEWNYARQMIEIRLAEALGDADRDTLAADIFRKDFLIERPLLQAMEAGIDGPPVLLIDELDRTDEPFEAYLLEVLSDFQVTIPELGTIKADQPPIVIITSNRTREIHDALKRRCFYHWVDYPDAKREAEILRRKAPGAPEELTAQIVGFVQRLRGLDLFKLPGVAESIDWTNALMQLNALVLDPAVVNDTLGVLLKYQDDIQRLQGSEAQRILTEVNASLAQARREGL, from the coding sequence GTGTCTGTGGCCCTACCGGATTCCGTTGACGGCGTCGCCGGGCTGCTGGCCGGCGGCGATTATGTCACCGACCGCTCGCTCGCGACCTCGCTGTTTCTGGCGCTGAAGCTGGGCCGGCCCCTGTTCCTGGAGGGCGAGGCCGGCGTCGGCAAGACCGAGATCGCCAAGGTCCTGGCCGGTCAGCTCGGCCGTCGCCTGATCCGCCTGCAATGCTATGAAGGGCTGGACGTCGCCTCGGCAGTGTACGAGTGGAACTATGCCCGCCAGATGATCGAAATCCGCCTAGCGGAGGCGCTGGGCGATGCGGACCGCGACACGCTCGCGGCGGACATTTTCCGCAAGGACTTCCTGATCGAGCGGCCGCTGCTCCAGGCCATGGAGGCGGGCATTGACGGCCCGCCCGTGCTGCTGATCGACGAACTCGACCGCACCGACGAGCCGTTCGAGGCCTATCTGCTGGAGGTCCTCAGCGACTTCCAGGTGACCATTCCGGAACTGGGCACGATCAAGGCGGACCAACCGCCGATCGTCATCATCACCTCGAACCGCACCCGCGAGATTCACGACGCCCTGAAGCGCCGCTGTTTCTACCACTGGGTCGACTACCCGGACGCAAAGCGCGAGGCGGAAATCCTGCGCCGCAAGGCCCCCGGCGCGCCGGAGGAACTCACCGCCCAGATCGTCGGCTTCGTCCAGCGCCTGCGCGGCCTGGACCTGTTCAAGCTGCCGGGCGTGGCCGAGAGCATCGACTGGACCAACGCGCTGATGCAGTTGAACGCCCTGGTGCTCGACCCCGCCGTGGTCAACGACACGCTGGGCGTGCTGCTGAAATACCAGGACGACATCCAGCGCCTGCAAGGCTCTGAAGCCCAGCGCATCCTGACCGAGGTCAACGCCAGCCTCGCCCAGGCCCGGCGGGAGGGGCTGTGA
- a CDS encoding VWA domain-containing protein has product MSFPGSAGRYPEPPSGQASERDPGSGPDAPTGRIPENIMHFVRTLRAAGLPLGPGHTLRAVEAVRAIAITDRRDFYWALRSSLISRHDQIELFDQAYQMFWRNPDILNRMIDLMLPTLAIDDPEQQEQGEPLQRRLAEAMMPPRDQLQEREEEQVEIQADMTWSAREQLQTKDFEQMSTEELERAKQAMTRLALPLAALPTRRYEPTGRIARADLRRTMQKALRGGGDAIPLQYRRRKTRPPPLVVLCDISGSMERYARMLLHFLHALTNDRDRVHTFLFGTRLTNVTRYLRDREVDRALAAIGERVQDWSGGTRIGASLETFNRLWSRRVLGQGAVVLLITDGLDREAAAGVAEQMQRLHKSCRRLIWLNPLLRYDAFQPKSTGARAILPHVDDFRPVHNLESLGDLAGALSASDVSLQKGMREWRTKL; this is encoded by the coding sequence ATGAGCTTCCCCGGAAGCGCGGGGCGCTATCCGGAGCCTCCGTCCGGGCAGGCCTCGGAACGGGATCCCGGGTCAGGCCCTGACGCCCCCACCGGCCGCATCCCCGAAAACATCATGCACTTCGTGCGCACGCTGCGCGCCGCCGGGCTGCCGCTCGGCCCCGGCCACACGCTCCGGGCGGTGGAGGCGGTCCGGGCCATCGCCATCACCGACCGGCGTGATTTCTACTGGGCGCTGCGCTCCTCGCTCATCAGCCGGCACGACCAGATCGAGCTGTTCGATCAGGCCTACCAGATGTTCTGGCGCAATCCCGACATCCTGAACCGCATGATCGACCTGATGCTGCCCACGCTCGCCATCGACGACCCGGAGCAGCAGGAACAGGGCGAGCCGCTGCAACGCCGCCTCGCCGAGGCGATGATGCCGCCGCGCGACCAACTCCAGGAGCGCGAGGAAGAACAGGTCGAAATCCAGGCGGATATGACCTGGTCCGCCCGCGAACAGCTCCAGACCAAGGATTTCGAGCAGATGAGCACGGAGGAGTTGGAGCGCGCCAAACAGGCCATGACCCGGCTCGCCCTGCCGCTCGCCGCCCTGCCCACCCGCCGCTACGAGCCCACGGGGCGCATCGCCCGCGCCGACCTACGCCGCACCATGCAGAAGGCGCTGCGGGGCGGCGGCGACGCGATCCCGCTGCAATACCGCCGCCGCAAGACCCGGCCGCCGCCGCTGGTGGTGCTCTGCGATATTTCCGGCTCGATGGAGCGCTATGCGCGCATGCTGCTGCACTTCCTGCACGCGCTCACCAACGACCGCGACCGGGTGCACACCTTCCTGTTCGGCACGCGCCTGACCAATGTCACCCGCTATCTGCGCGACCGGGAGGTGGACCGGGCGCTGGCTGCCATCGGCGAGCGGGTGCAGGACTGGTCGGGCGGTACCCGGATCGGCGCCTCGCTCGAAACGTTCAACCGGCTCTGGTCGCGGCGCGTGCTGGGCCAGGGCGCCGTCGTCCTCCTGATCACCGACGGGCTGGATCGCGAGGCGGCGGCCGGTGTCGCCGAACAAATGCAGCGGCTGCACAAGTCCTGCCGCCGGCTGATCTGGCTGAACCCGCTCTTGCGCTATGACGCGTTTCAGCCCAAATCTACGGGAGCACGGGCGATTTTGCCCCATGTCGACGATTTTCGGCCCGTCCACAATCTGGAAAGCCTCGGCGACCTCGCCGGCGCGCTTTCCGCTTCGGACGTGAGCCTGCAGAAAGGCATGCGAGAATGGCGGACCAAACTCTGA
- the pdxY gene encoding pyridoxal kinase PdxY gives MRYVLSIQSSVAHGHVGNSAAVFALQRLGRDVMRVDTVRFSNHPAHGGFSGGPAPADEIDALVQGLAERGFLGDCGALLSGYLGTAANGLAVARAVERLRKSVPDALFACDPVLGDDPKGLFVAADIPAVMRDVLVPAADIVTPNRFELETLTGMACDSREAVLAAARELLEWGPRLVVVTGLLFPRRAVETLAVTREAAWSVRHPRIEAPAFGAGDTFAAIYLGRYLETPDPARALALAAASVAEILARTQGELALVPAQNAIVAPERVVPAEPV, from the coding sequence ATGCGCTATGTGCTCTCGATCCAGTCCAGCGTCGCCCATGGCCATGTGGGCAACAGCGCGGCCGTGTTCGCCCTGCAGCGGTTGGGGAGGGACGTGATGCGGGTCGACACGGTGCGCTTTTCCAATCACCCGGCCCATGGCGGCTTCAGCGGTGGCCCGGCGCCGGCCGACGAGATTGACGCCTTGGTGCAGGGGCTGGCGGAGCGGGGCTTTCTCGGGGATTGCGGCGCGCTGCTCTCCGGCTATCTGGGCACGGCGGCGAACGGGCTGGCAGTGGCGCGGGCCGTGGAGCGGTTGCGCAAGTCCGTGCCGGATGCGCTCTTCGCCTGCGATCCGGTGCTGGGCGACGACCCGAAGGGCCTGTTCGTGGCGGCGGACATTCCGGCGGTGATGCGCGACGTGCTGGTGCCGGCTGCGGATATCGTGACGCCGAACCGGTTCGAACTGGAAACCCTCACCGGCATGGCCTGCGATAGCCGCGAGGCGGTGCTGGCGGCGGCCAGGGAGTTGCTGGAATGGGGGCCGCGGCTGGTGGTGGTCACCGGGCTGTTGTTCCCGCGCCGGGCCGTCGAAACTTTGGCGGTGACGCGCGAGGCCGCCTGGAGCGTACGCCATCCCCGCATCGAGGCGCCCGCCTTCGGCGCCGGCGACACGTTCGCGGCGATCTATCTGGGCCGCTATCTGGAGACGCCGGACCCGGCGCGGGCCCTGGCGCTGGCGGCGGCGTCGGTGGCGGAGATCCTGGCGCGGACCCAGGGGGAACTCGCCCTGGTTCCGGCCCAGAACGCCATCGTCGCCCCGGAGCGCGTGGTGCCGGCCGAGCCGGTGTGA
- a CDS encoding XdhC family protein, which produces MQSSLFEKAVALRADNRPVVRIVELHSGADWLLTPDGVEGPTALPPEVAEAAREAQRHDRSHDAKHGDQRYFLHVYNPPRRLVVVGAVHITQPLIQIAEAAGYAVTVIDPRGAFATAERFPGVTLNEDWPDEAMEALRPDNRTAVVTLTHDPKLDDPALEVALRSDAFYVGSLGSRKTHASRVERLTAAGLTAAEIGKIHAPIGLHLGGRAPAEIAIAIMAQITQVLHLGAGQETKAKAAA; this is translated from the coding sequence GTGCAATCGTCCCTGTTCGAAAAGGCCGTCGCGCTGCGCGCCGACAACCGCCCGGTCGTCCGTATCGTCGAATTGCATTCCGGCGCCGACTGGCTGCTGACCCCGGACGGCGTGGAAGGCCCCACCGCCCTGCCGCCGGAAGTTGCCGAGGCCGCGCGGGAGGCCCAGCGGCATGACCGCAGCCACGACGCGAAGCACGGCGACCAGCGCTATTTCCTGCACGTCTACAACCCGCCACGCCGCCTGGTGGTGGTCGGCGCCGTCCACATCACCCAGCCGCTGATCCAGATTGCCGAGGCGGCGGGCTATGCCGTCACCGTGATCGACCCGCGCGGCGCCTTCGCCACCGCGGAGCGCTTTCCCGGCGTCACCCTGAACGAGGACTGGCCCGACGAGGCGATGGAGGCGCTGCGCCCTGACAACCGCACCGCCGTCGTCACCCTGACCCACGATCCGAAGCTGGACGATCCGGCGCTGGAAGTGGCGCTCAGGTCCGACGCCTTTTATGTCGGCTCGCTGGGGAGCCGCAAAACCCATGCGAGCCGGGTCGAACGCCTGACTGCCGCCGGCCTGACGGCGGCCGAGATCGGCAAGATTCACGCGCCCATCGGCCTGCATCTGGGCGGCCGGGCGCCGGCGGAAATCGCCATCGCCATCATGGCTCAGATCACCCAGGTCCTGCACCTGGGTGCGGGCCAGGAGACAAAGGCCAAGGCCGCGGCGTGA
- a CDS encoding XdhC family protein, which yields MTNAEADAILAQARDWRAAGRGVAIATVVSTWGSAPRGVGSQLVMTDDGAFMGSVSGGCVEGAVVTEGQEVIADGQPRLLDFGISDDQAWEVGLACGGKLEIFIERVEA from the coding sequence CTGACCAATGCCGAGGCCGACGCGATCCTGGCCCAGGCCCGCGACTGGCGCGCCGCCGGCCGCGGCGTCGCCATCGCCACCGTGGTCTCCACCTGGGGCTCGGCGCCGCGCGGCGTCGGCAGCCAGTTGGTGATGACCGACGACGGCGCCTTCATGGGCTCGGTCTCCGGCGGCTGCGTCGAAGGCGCGGTCGTGACCGAAGGCCAGGAGGTAATCGCCGACGGCCAGCCGCGCCTCTTGGATTTCGGCATTTCCGACGATCAGGCCTGGGAGGTGGGGCTAGCCTGCGGCGGCAAGCTGGAAATCTTCATCGAGCGTGTGGAGGCCTGA
- a CDS encoding NTP transferase domain-containing protein yields MQFGPIPVSEAAGALLAHSVKAGKRTLKKGRLLGEADIAALTEAGIRDVVAVRLAPGEIGEDAAAERVARLFHGPGVRANVPFTGRVNLFAEEAGVLVFERRLLDRVNTVDESVTVATLEPYARVEAGQMVATAKIIPFATSETVLRRVEAIAAPVEASLMRVAPFRAKRVALIQSTLPNLKPSVLDKTVGITRDRLTPLGATLTGERRCDHTAEAIAEAVREALADKPDIVLIAGASAIVDRRDALPAGVVEAGGRLHHFGMPVDPGNMILVAEVDGLPVLGLPGCCRSPKLNGFDFVLARLCAELPVGPQQVMAMGAGGLLAEIPSRGHPRATLPDGTAGEAPRAPRIAALVLAAGRSSRMGTANKLLQPVAGKPMLAHTLDAIAAAKLEATVVVTGHETDAISPLLAGRDLLAVHNPNFAAGLSTSLKAGLRALPWDIDGVIVCLGDMPRVTADHLQRLIAAFNPLEGRAIVVPTFEGRRGNPVLWSTEFVAAMQALSGDQGAKPLMAEHAERLAEVEMADAAVLLDIDTPAKLAEITGKVA; encoded by the coding sequence ATGCAATTCGGTCCCATTCCCGTTTCCGAAGCGGCGGGCGCCCTGCTCGCCCATTCGGTCAAGGCCGGCAAGCGCACCCTGAAAAAGGGTCGCCTGCTGGGCGAAGCCGACATCGCGGCCCTGACCGAAGCCGGCATCCGGGACGTCGTCGCCGTCCGCCTCGCCCCTGGCGAGATCGGCGAGGATGCCGCCGCCGAGCGCGTCGCCCGGCTGTTCCACGGCCCCGGCGTTCGCGCCAACGTGCCCTTCACCGGCCGCGTGAACCTGTTCGCCGAAGAAGCCGGCGTTCTGGTGTTCGAGCGCCGCCTGCTCGACCGGGTCAACACGGTGGACGAAAGCGTCACCGTCGCCACGCTGGAGCCCTATGCCCGCGTCGAGGCCGGGCAGATGGTGGCGACCGCGAAAATCATTCCTTTCGCCACCTCCGAGACCGTGCTGCGCCGGGTCGAGGCCATCGCCGCGCCGGTCGAGGCCAGCCTGATGCGCGTCGCGCCCTTCCGGGCCAAGCGCGTCGCCCTGATCCAGAGCACCCTGCCCAACCTGAAGCCCAGCGTGCTCGACAAGACCGTCGGCATCACCCGCGACCGCCTCACCCCGCTCGGCGCGACGCTCACCGGCGAGCGGCGCTGCGACCACACCGCCGAGGCCATCGCCGAAGCCGTGCGCGAGGCCCTGGCCGACAAGCCCGACATCGTCCTGATCGCCGGCGCATCGGCCATTGTCGACCGGCGCGATGCGCTGCCGGCAGGTGTCGTCGAGGCCGGCGGCAGGCTCCACCATTTCGGCATGCCCGTGGACCCCGGCAACATGATCCTGGTGGCGGAGGTGGACGGCCTGCCCGTGCTCGGCCTGCCGGGCTGCTGCCGCTCGCCCAAGCTGAACGGCTTCGACTTTGTGCTGGCCCGCCTCTGTGCCGAACTGCCGGTCGGGCCGCAACAGGTCATGGCCATGGGCGCCGGCGGCCTGCTGGCGGAAATCCCAAGCCGCGGCCACCCCCGCGCCACCCTGCCGGACGGCACCGCAGGCGAGGCGCCGCGGGCGCCGCGCATCGCGGCCCTGGTGCTGGCCGCCGGCCGTTCGAGCCGCATGGGGACGGCCAACAAGCTGCTCCAACCCGTCGCCGGCAAGCCGATGCTGGCGCACACTTTGGACGCAATCGCCGCCGCCAAACTCGAGGCGACCGTGGTCGTCACCGGCCATGAGACCGACGCCATCAGCCCGCTGCTGGCCGGGCGCGACCTGCTGGCGGTGCACAATCCGAACTTCGCCGCCGGCCTCAGCACCAGCCTGAAAGCGGGCCTGCGGGCGCTGCCGTGGGATATCGACGGCGTGATCGTCTGCCTGGGCGACATGCCCCGTGTCACCGCCGATCACCTCCAGCGCCTGATCGCCGCCTTCAACCCGCTGGAGGGCCGCGCCATTGTCGTGCCGACCTTCGAGGGCCGGCGCGGCAACCCGGTGCTCTGGAGCACCGAGTTCGTGGCCGCCATGCAGGCGCTTTCCGGCGACCAGGGCGCCAAGCCCCTGATGGCCGAGCACGCCGAGCGCCTGGCCGAGGTGGAAATGGCCGACGCCGCCGTGCTGCTGGATATCGACACGCCGGCGAAGCTGGCCGAAATCACCGGCAAGGTGGCCTGA
- a CDS encoding xanthine dehydrogenase family protein subunit M translates to MYEFTYHRATSLDDAKAKLGQGDDPTLMAGGMTLIPTLKQRLAMPSDVIDLGGIADLAGIRTDGDTLVIGAMTKHDTVANSAEVRAFCPALADLAGMIGDPMVRNRGTIGGSVANNDPAADYPSAVLGLGATVVTDRRAIAADDFFAGMFETALEPGEIIREFRFPKSKRAAYVKFPNPASRYAIVGVFVAETAGGTRVAVTGAASCVFRHGDMEAALAGNFAADAIADLQGDAAEMNSDIHASAEYRAHLVGVMARRAVASIA, encoded by the coding sequence ATGTACGAGTTCACCTATCACCGCGCCACCTCGCTGGACGACGCCAAGGCCAAGCTGGGCCAGGGCGACGACCCGACCCTGATGGCGGGCGGCATGACCCTGATCCCGACGCTGAAACAGCGCCTCGCCATGCCGAGCGACGTGATCGATCTGGGCGGCATCGCCGATCTGGCCGGCATCCGCACCGACGGCGACACGCTGGTGATCGGCGCCATGACCAAGCACGACACCGTCGCCAACTCCGCCGAGGTCCGGGCGTTCTGCCCCGCCCTGGCGGACCTGGCCGGCATGATCGGCGATCCGATGGTGCGCAATCGCGGCACCATCGGCGGCTCGGTCGCCAACAACGACCCGGCGGCGGACTATCCCTCCGCCGTGCTGGGCCTGGGCGCGACCGTGGTCACCGACCGGCGCGCAATCGCCGCCGATGACTTCTTCGCCGGCATGTTCGAAACCGCACTGGAACCGGGCGAGATCATCCGCGAATTCCGCTTCCCGAAGTCGAAGCGGGCGGCTTATGTGAAATTCCCGAACCCGGCCTCGCGCTATGCCATTGTCGGCGTGTTCGTTGCCGAAACCGCGGGCGGCACCCGCGTCGCCGTGACCGGCGCGGCGTCCTGCGTGTTCCGCCATGGCGACATGGAGGCAGCGCTCGCGGGCAATTTTGCTGCCGACGCCATCGCCGACCTGCAAGGCGACGCGGCGGAGATGAACAGCGACATCCATGCCTCGGCGGAATACCGCGCCCATCTGGTCGGCGTGATGGCCCGCCGCGCCGTCGCCTCCATCGCCTGA
- a CDS encoding methyltransferase domain-containing protein, whose translation MPNATHPSHSTERASREVEAYAEGGFLDERSKHQSKLRHYYSTPSNSRLQQAFKDVIEANLSNTVVLEIGCGIGWNCQQMLDHGAAEVHGIDIAESKIGQALAKFDDPRLTFSLHDIHEPLDGKYDLIIGRAVLHHVDYQSVLQQLYDNNLNPGGKMFFIEPMAEGLLTKLYWKLTPHMHTPDERPFYAHDIAWLKDRFPSFRLIPFGYLAFPVNIVSAAIMPKPGNALTQFADSIDQRLAKLEWLGPRFHTGIFCIQKPAADARSAD comes from the coding sequence ATGCCGAATGCCACCCACCCGTCCCACAGCACCGAGCGGGCCTCTCGCGAGGTCGAAGCCTATGCGGAGGGCGGATTCCTGGATGAGCGGTCAAAGCATCAATCCAAACTTCGCCACTATTACAGCACCCCCAGCAATTCCCGGCTGCAACAGGCATTCAAGGACGTCATTGAGGCCAATCTCAGCAATACGGTCGTACTCGAAATCGGTTGCGGCATCGGTTGGAACTGCCAACAGATGCTGGACCACGGTGCCGCGGAAGTCCACGGCATCGACATTGCCGAATCCAAGATCGGACAAGCGCTGGCGAAATTCGACGATCCTCGCCTGACATTTTCCCTGCACGATATTCACGAACCGCTGGACGGCAAGTACGACCTCATTATCGGCCGCGCCGTACTCCATCACGTCGATTACCAGAGCGTGCTACAGCAACTCTACGACAACAACCTGAACCCCGGCGGAAAGATGTTTTTCATCGAACCGATGGCGGAAGGGCTGCTGACCAAGCTCTATTGGAAGCTGACACCGCACATGCACACCCCGGACGAGCGACCGTTTTACGCTCATGACATTGCCTGGCTGAAGGACAGATTCCCAAGCTTTCGGTTGATCCCGTTCGGTTACCTGGCGTTTCCGGTGAACATCGTATCCGCCGCAATCATGCCCAAGCCTGGAAATGCGCTGACCCAATTCGCAGATTCGATCGACCAGCGGCTCGCAAAACTGGAATGGCTCGGGCCGCGTTTTCACACCGGAATTTTTTGCATTCAGAAGCCCGCAGCCGACGCCCGCTCCGCAGACTGA